GTCTGATGCCAAACTCACCCATTTGAACTAATGGGAATACCCATGTGTCTTTGTTGTCATCtgtaaagatattatattttgttaagttttaagtCTGAATTTCTAAATATTGCTCTATTGCCGTTAACACTGTCATGACATTTGAAGAAAGACCTGCTTGCCTGCAGCTTGTTTTTCAAGAAATTGTATTGAATTTTATAGCTAGGAATTGAACCCTGGACCCATGGCCAGGAGTCTGATACAAAACCtactgcaccacagaggcagtttttaggaaaataataattagctaTGGAAATAGTAGTCTCACCTTTAGTCTCCTGTAAATTAATAAGTTTGGACTGCTGCTGCTCCTTCCATCTTTCAAGGAACACACTCACTTTGTTCCTCATCTCCTTCACAAGGATTTCTTTGGTAACAAACTGTCTTTCATGAATACCTTCTTTTACAACTTGTTTACTAAAGTTACTCACttcatctaaaataaaaatgtaattgttcATGAATGTATAACCTATGTGCTAAGTGAAACTCAAATCAACTCAAAAAAGTGGCTAAGTTGTGAAAAAATGTCTTACTTCATACTTAAAAACctattaactttttaaaaaaggtcacataaacaaaaacaaataaaaatacaaacttacACAGTCATCATACCTATGAGTTCACTATAAAAGTTTGCTAATTCTGCATCCTCAATCTCCACATAGCGATCCTGTCTTTGTTGGAAGTAGTCATTGGAGCAGTTGGCACCACTGAGCAACACAGAGTCGTCAGCGATGTACAACTTCATGTGCTGCAGACCGACGATCTCGTTATATCTAGATGGAAGAGCTTTCGACCAAGACCCATGAAGTCTAGGTGTCTGATACAAATTAACACTACACTGTCCAGGAATATCATCAACAAATTCCTTTAACAACGACACTGAGTTCACCTCCCCCCTAGTACCCCGTTGATAATCTAAAAGCACTTTGAATTGCAAATCTTTCTGTTTCTCCAAATTCATTCTCGTAACCTCTAATAGTTTTTTCTCCATGCTCCCAGTACCCAGATACAGGCTAGCGATCGATATTCTACGATTGGCGCTCCTAAATCTCTCACATAATGTATCGTAAAACTGTCTAGGatcacttataatattaactttagAGGCATTCACAGGAAAACATGGTGCAGCGCTGTATAACCAATTGAAATGGTGGAATTCAGCTGGTTTGAATCTCAATGGAATATTGCCGTTCAGTAACATTTTTctctgatttataaataaaaaagaacatgaATTGTTTATTCAGACaataaatgaaaagtaaataatcGAAAATCTATTCGAAGAGACGAAGACGAGTTTTATTGTCAGTGTCAACTAAACTGACAAATCTGACAATTACCAAGTTGACACTTGACAGTTAAGTCAATAACGTTTGTTTTTGTCGGATCAAAGACAAAATAGACGGAATGACATTTGGAAATGTCAAAATAACAGCTGATTTTTGCTTTTCTCTTCTCTTTTCCTttaaaagcaaagaaaatattaataaagaaaatatgaataatataaatttataaagccAGTACAAGGCATCATAAAAGCTGAAGTAAAATTAgggatttttttcaaaaacatacattttaatatcttcTTAGTGGCAGCCCTAAGGCGAAACCGCCGGAACGCCGTATATgtatgatattaataataatatgaatcatGAAGAACCTAAGCGAAGCTGACAGAACGCGTTCGGATCCCTCGGCAACGCTCGGGCTTCGCGAGTGCGCCGCCGCGACGTCCCTGTCAACTGCTGACAGCCCGTCATTTTTCtattgtgtttttgtataatttattgtaaatttattgtaaatttgtatttttttttgttctatgtCTAGTTTTAAGTGTACAAACAATGGCAGCAACTCGGAGGTAAGCACAAGTCAACCTTCCACATCGGATGAAGGTCTAGCCGTTTGCCCTTTCTGCCCCCAAGCTCGCTCCTTTAAGGGTGTGAGGGGTTTGAAGATACATTTGGGTCGAATGCATAAATCCCAAAATGTGTTTTCAAACTCCTCCACTCTGCATTTAAGACAATCTGATACAGATATTATCCAAATTCCCTTTTGGCAAAcattaacaaaactaaaaaattcCGTTCCGGTTTTAAAAAGAATTCCCCGTGGCGCGAGGCCTTCCGTGGCAAAAAAATTGGCACAATGCATTGGCCTCGTCGTTCGGGAGAATTCTGTCACAGCTTGGAAGCAGCTTCTCACTTTCCCTTATAGAATACTACATATTCCCAATTTTCGATCCAACCAAAAATCTTTAACATCCCAAATTAAAGAAAACTGTCTTTTTTCGGCCCTTGATTTTGAACCCAAACTTTCAACCTTCAgcaataaatcaatttttagTTATGTGGAATCTAAATTAAGGGAAGGTGATATAAGGGGGGCAGCTAGACTTTTATTTAGCGATGATGTGGTGGCGCCTTGCTCTCCTGAAACACTTGCTGGTTTGGAGAGCAAACACCCGGTGCCAGGGGATGGTCTTTCCTTCCCAGATCCACCAGACACTAATGATTACATAAGCATTGTAGCCAAGGACGTCATTATGGCTGTTAATTCTTTCAGGAGTGGCTCTGCCGGTGGCCTCGACGGTTTAACGCCGCAGCACTTAAAAGACCTGCTGTGTTCTACCGCCGGGGAGGCTGGCGATTCGCTGTTGAGGGAGTTAACggccttaattaatttaatgctcTCCGGCGGTGTGACTGATGGCatcattgatattttgtatgggGCCAATCTGTGTGCCCTACGCAAGAGCGATGGTGGCATCCGTCCCATCGCCGTAGGTTGTACATATCGGCGGATGGCAGCCAAAATagcttgttatttttatcgtGACGTTTTTACAGATAAACTACAGCCCCTGCAGCTCGGCTATGGATCCAGAGGGGGCTGTGAGGCTGCCATCCACGCCCTAGCGACGTACCTTGACCGCGAGGAAGGACAGGTCATCCTGAAGGTTGACGTTAAAAACGCCTTCAATTCGGTTAACCGGGACACCTTGTTGACTGAAATTAAAAAGGAAGCTCCcaaaattttcagttttctttGGCAATGTTACCGACAaccatcaaaattattgtataaagaCCACCTTTTAGAATCAGCAGTGGGATGTCAACAAGGTGACCCACTTGGACCAGCCATTTTCAGTTTGGCAATACAACCAATCATTCGGCagctaaattcaaaattcaacgtTTGGTATTTAGATGACGGAACTCTTGGAGGTGATttagaaacagttttaaaagatttggaatttctaaaaatcaatttttcaaaaatcggtTTAGAACTTAACACAAGCAAATGCGAAATTTATCTTTCCGAATCAGTTGATAAAGATTTGGCCctctcaaaatttaatattttagctcctaatatcaaaattgttaaaaaggaTTCTCTTCGCCTCCTTGGGTCTCCCATCTTTGAcgatgcttttaattttttcatagacgaaaaaatacaaaatttttgtaatgtttcgGACCGCCTGGAAAAAATTAACATTCATTCGGCCTTTACAATTATCCGGTACTTTCTTTTTGTCCCTAAATTTACCCACGTAATTAGATCTACACATTTTTGGAAACATTTAACACTTTTAggaaaaatagacaaaattattgaaaatacagtcagcaaaattttaaatttagccaTGAACGACCGAGTGTGGCTTCAGGTGAGCTTACCCGTTCGCCTGGGCGGCCTCGGCGTTCGCAAAATTTCTGATGTGAGTTTACCAGCTTTTTTGGCCTCAGTCCACAGCACTGAAGTTTTAACCAGGAAGATTCTAGAACCCTTAAAACTGGTTAATTCCGAGGTGCTATGTAAGACTGACGCCTTAAATGCCTGGAAAATGGCTTGTCCAAATATAGATGCTCCCACTAACCCTTCCTGCCAAAGACAGTGGGACGTGCCGCTCTGCGCCAAGGTAAGGCAGTCCCTTCTGGACAGCACTTCCACTGCCGCAGAGCGCGCGCGCCTTCTGGCTGTGGGTGAGTGGGAATCGGGTTTATGGCTGCAGGCTCCCCCGTCGTCCAATGTAGGGACTATGTTGGACGACGCCACCTTCCGGCTTGCTGCCTGGCTCCGTGTAGGGGCACCTTGTGTATCTCCGCACCGCTGTCATTGCGGTGTACTTGTCGACAACCTCGGACATCACGGCCTCTCCTGTAGTAGGAGCGCCGGCCGCATTTCACGTCATTGCAGCTTAAATGACATAATTCGTCGTGCTCTTGTCACCGCCGGCGTGCCAGCTGTTCTTGAACCTAATGGGCTGGCACGTGACGATGGCAAGAGACCTGATGGTATGTCGTTGCTACCTTGGAAGATGGGTAGGCCTTTGGTATGGGACGCAACTTGCGTCGATACCCTTGCGCCATCACATCTTCCTAGCACGTCGATTTGTTCCGGCGCTGCTGCTGCAGCTGCAGAGTCCCTCAAACGGCGCAAATATGCAAATCTTATTGGTGATTGCATATTTGAGCCGTTCGGAGTTGAGACGATGGGGTCGTGGGGTCcgagtgcaaaaaaaaatttcttaCATATCTCCCGCCGAATAGTCAGCACGACACGTGACCAGAGggctggcctttacttagggcaaagaataagcattgccattcaacgtggcaatgctgccagccttctgggcacgttacccggggacggcgatgcggagatattttatgatgccttattttaattttaattttatttatgtttaatttattattattattttttcgtttgtacatattaaattattatataatgtattaatttatgtcTTCAAATAGACGTAATTGTATATGAATACAAGCCTTTTCAGTACCGcgtatttcattttgttttcaaaattatgcaACATCATacttagtgtaactttataataagtatGCTGCTTTTATGAGAAATTTGCGAGCGCTGAGTTGTATGCTTcattattaatatatgtattaatttttttacaacagaAAAACATCATAAATGAATTGTATAATTCGTATTATATTGTATGTAGTAAAAGGTAAAACTTTAATACGTAACTTTTAATGATGTATTATATTGATatgaagtaattaaaaataaaataatacatgcaGTTTAATATGGCTAACCCTGCACCCTGTGAAAAtgattataacataaaaatatcagccTTTAGTCAAAACAGGAGTATAATATGCGTCAAAAATGTCATATAACtttaattcttattataatCCTCTTCAAGGGTTTCACCCTGTTCaataccataaaatattttattatctttcacGTATGCCCACGACATTCTTTTTGAAGAAAAGTGCACCCCAACTTCGCCGTCTTTCGACAATGTTATTGCTCCAGCAGTGTTGTTAAGCCGGGCAGTCattcctaaaaaataaaataatcgtttGTTGGCGACTATGTCTTTGAGCCGTTTGGGGTCGAGACGCTGGGACCATGGGGCCCTAGCGCCCACTTACTCTTTAAGGACATTACCAAACGCCTGGTCGACAGttcccgtgaccagaatgctggcattttcttgggacaaagattgagcattgccatacaacgtggcaatgctgccagcattctgggaacgttcccgattgacagcgatgtggaagagtactacgacgcttagtgcgcttcccatgttttttttttttcttttttctattttaatacttgtttcttttatttattttttatctatttgtatatatagtgagtttattgttgttaatttaaaatgtaattgtaaatattttctttaatattaggtaataatttataaatattgatctcATAATTGTAccataattgaaaataaatatatcgttattatgatatttttgaaCGAATTTATGGAAGTTATTATTATTGGGTATTCATTTATGTTCAGCGGCTgatatgatgatgatatttttatgaactaaAACTAGTAATTTTAAATCCGTAGATACGTACCATTTACTGCCTTCGTAGTAGCTGTATTTGCATCTAAACCACCTTCCATAAGTTTTATAATGCTATGAgccaaacaatattttaaaatggattCCCCGTGACCTGCAACCAACACAATCAATGAAACAATcatctatatattttaaaacacttcAGCCTTAGTTTTATTTACCTGTAGTAGAAACTCCACCAATGTTATCGTCTGCGTAAGTTCCGCTACCGATTTGAGGAGTATCGCCGATCCTACCCACTGCCTTCCCACTCATACCTCCAGTACTGGTAGCTACTGCCACATGGCCATTAGCATCTACTGCTACTGCACCAACGGTTCCTACGCCACCCTGAAAATACGAAGTACGTATATTTCACTACTATATTAGTCTAATGATTATtgcaacacaaaataaaaacaatcatatttgTCCATACCTCATCCGATGAACCTATTTCAGTTCTACCGAAATCACCATGTTCCAAAAAGTTTTTCAATGCCTGCTTAGCGTGTTCACTTATTAATGACTCTGGAGGCACTGGAGGAAAGCCCTGGAAAAACATAACATAGTATAATGAATATCAGTTAGTGACAGGTATTCCGTTAATGTAAAACGGCGTGCTCACCTCTTTAAGAGCAAATAATTTAGCCCCTTCGCCCCCCAATAGGGAATGAGGTGATTTTATTAGCACCTTATGCGCTATGCTTATAGGATGTAGAAATTCCTTGACTAAAGTCACGGCACCAACATTTAGATCAGAACCACGCATGATGCTAGCTTCCATTTCAACTTCTCCACGGAGATTTAAAACAGACCCATAACCTGAAAGTATATTCGTTAAATGACGACCCTGAATTCAAGAAATGATGTCGAAGAATTGATTTTTGATTCTTAACGAAATGTAGGACAATGCCTTGTGTATGCAAAATGCTTTCTTACCCGCATTGAAGTTCTCATCTTTCTCCATAGGCACGACAGCTGCTTCCACTGCGTCTAAGGCGCTGCCACCATTCATCAAGCACTCGTAGCCAGCTCTCACTGCTACTTTCATTCCATCTAACTTGCCCTTCACCCGGCTGTCGGGAATGTCGCCAGCACCGCCATGGACGATCACAATGGGTTTCATTTTACTGTGTTGTATATTCCTATAACAGGTTCCACAATACGTTCAGCGTTTGGGCTTGATAAGCACCGAATGCATTAATATAGAGCAGTTTGTTCAGACAACATTATCAACAACGCGTTatctattgaaataatatacaatttatttacacgAGTAAATAAATACCTTATCTACGATGTTTATTATTCTATCTACAAATACTGTTAATTTGTTTCTATAATGCCAGCCGCCaggtcatatttttattgatacctGTGATACAAATTAATCTATAGCTGGCAAGATAagacaatataatatttcttaacacATAAAGATATGATTTCTctgtttaaacaattttaagaacaACTCACATTTCAGTTCTATGTATCCTTCGCTGAGAATCTGCTGTAGGTACATTGTTCTATTAGAATCGGTATAGCCAAAACCTATGCAATCATTGGTAAACGAAATAGAGGGCTCATTCAGCCACCtaggatttattttttaattagatatTCACTACTGCCACTTTAAGTTACTGTTCCACAAGAATAGTATTTAGAGTTGCCTCTTGGAGATAAATTAGGTCATAAGTCGGTAGACATTGACCAAGTACGAGTTGGGTAGTCCCCGGTCGTCAAGCTACGAGGACCTTGCTTATGATGGTTCTTACAAGAATGCAAAGAAATGTGGTCTTGAAACCAGTGCGAGTGGTAAATGTTATAGATAAATCACTCGACTTTCATCACCAGGAAATTAATTCAAGTATAGAAATGATTATCTTTCAAAGTTGCCGCTATAGGTCAGTGACCTTAATCTCTACAACGACCTTAACTTAAtccaattattataatattatagtgaaTG
Above is a genomic segment from Anticarsia gemmatalis isolate Benzon Research Colony breed Stoneville strain chromosome 8, ilAntGemm2 primary, whole genome shotgun sequence containing:
- the PGS1 gene encoding phosphatidylglycerophosphate synthase 1, whose protein sequence is MLLNGNIPLRFKPAEFHHFNWLYSAAPCFPVNASKVNIISDPRQFYDTLCERFRSANRRISIASLYLGTGSMEKKLLEVTRMNLEKQKDLQFKVLLDYQRGTRGEVNSVSLLKEFVDDIPGQCSVNLYQTPRLHGSWSKALPSRYNEIVGLQHMKLYIADDSVLLSGANCSNDYFQQRQDRYVEIEDAELANFYSELIDEVSNFSKQVVKEGIHERQFVTKEILVKEMRNKVSVFLERWKEQQQSKLINLQETKDDNKDTWVFPLVQMGEFGIRQDEQVTSRVLASVPEGSFMQLATGYFNLTDEYARTLLKDCKANISLLMAHPNANGFLGASGPAGGIPHAYSLIARKFWQKVVDSNQTRRVEMLEYERPGWTFHAKGLWYYPPGSRVPWATIVGSANLGERSVKRDLEAQAAIFTVSPELQKKLHQETQQLHEYASECSKELQKRETPLWVRATVGLFRTYF
- the LOC142974976 gene encoding putative isoaspartyl peptidase/L-asparaginase CG7860 isoform X2 — its product is MKPIVIVHGGAGDIPDSRVKGKLDGMKVAVRAGYECLMNGGSALDAVEAAVVPMEKDENFNAGYGSVLNLRGEVEMEASIMRGSDLNVGAVTLVKEFLHPISIAHKVLIKSPHSLLGGEGAKLFALKEGFPPVPPESLISEHAKQALKNFLEHGDFGRTEIGSSDEGGVGTVGAVAVDANGHVAVATSTGGMSGKAVGRIGDTPQIGSGTYADDNIGGVSTTGHGESILKYCLAHSIIKLMEGGLDANTATTKAVNGMTARLNNTAGAITLSKDGEVGVHFSSKRMSWAYVKDNKIFYGIEQGETLEEDYNKN
- the LOC142974976 gene encoding putative isoaspartyl peptidase/L-asparaginase CG7860 isoform X1, which produces MNIQHSKMKPIVIVHGGAGDIPDSRVKGKLDGMKVAVRAGYECLMNGGSALDAVEAAVVPMEKDENFNAGYGSVLNLRGEVEMEASIMRGSDLNVGAVTLVKEFLHPISIAHKVLIKSPHSLLGGEGAKLFALKEGFPPVPPESLISEHAKQALKNFLEHGDFGRTEIGSSDEGGVGTVGAVAVDANGHVAVATSTGGMSGKAVGRIGDTPQIGSGTYADDNIGGVSTTGHGESILKYCLAHSIIKLMEGGLDANTATTKAVNGMTARLNNTAGAITLSKDGEVGVHFSSKRMSWAYVKDNKIFYGIEQGETLEEDYNKN